A portion of the Methanofastidiosum sp. genome contains these proteins:
- a CDS encoding zinc-ribbon domain-containing protein: MVFCGKCGKDNPMGAKFCENCGATLEAPTYQQPQTTYAPGNWLSHEHAGFLPRFVAWIVDTIILGVIAWIVSIPFGTNYGYGYNMNYNAGFNLGGVGTFITLLISLAYFVYLDGMQGATIGKRVMKLKVIGTNGAMPIGPVPGFIRWLIKTIPLLNIVAYIWILFDAEKQGLHDKIANTFVVKE, translated from the coding sequence ATGGTTTTTTGCGGAAAATGTGGAAAGGACAATCCGATGGGCGCAAAATTTTGTGAAAACTGTGGAGCAACGCTTGAAGCTCCAACATACCAGCAACCACAAACAACATACGCTCCTGGAAACTGGCTATCGCATGAGCATGCCGGATTTTTACCAAGATTTGTTGCATGGATCGTGGATACTATAATACTTGGAGTAATAGCATGGATAGTGAGCATACCATTTGGTACTAATTACGGATATGGTTATAATATGAACTACAATGCCGGATTCAATCTAGGTGGGGTTGGAACCTTTATAACACTATTAATATCTCTTGCATACTTTGTTTATCTAGATGGTATGCAGGGTGCAACAATAGGTAAAAGAGTGATGAAGCTTAAAGTTATAGGCACAAATGGTGCTATGCCTATAGGCCCAGTTCCTGGATTTATAAGATGGCTAATCAAAACTATACCATTATTAAACATAGTAGCATACATATGGATACTCTTCGATGCAGAAAAACAGGGATTACACGATAAGATTGCCAATACCTTTGTTGTAAAAGAATAA
- a CDS encoding PrsW family intramembrane metalloprotease, with the protein MDPITLLAIAFAPGLLWVWFFYKKDKFEPEPRKIIIITFILGIIATIPAGILNTLLIPFSIDQAGVLLLFFAAFFVIGPVEEISKYLAMRIYALKSKEFDEPIDAMIYSVVAALGFATFENFMYISQFGASLILMRAITGCLGHAGFSGIVGYYVGKAKFSVPKNNNLVFKGLAIAAFSHGLFNFVLFTQTILAFLFIPLLIILVYFLTKRLGEMSSASPFKPSDYYNFKCPKCKKEVLLASNFCPECGFKFNR; encoded by the coding sequence ATGGATCCAATAACGCTCCTTGCAATTGCATTTGCTCCAGGTTTGCTCTGGGTATGGTTCTTCTATAAAAAGGATAAATTTGAGCCAGAACCGAGAAAGATAATTATAATTACATTTATTCTTGGAATAATTGCAACTATCCCAGCAGGCATACTAAACACTTTGCTGATACCATTTTCAATTGATCAGGCCGGAGTCCTTTTACTTTTCTTTGCAGCATTTTTTGTAATAGGTCCTGTAGAGGAGATATCCAAGTATTTGGCCATGAGGATTTATGCCTTGAAGTCAAAGGAATTTGATGAGCCTATAGATGCAATGATATATTCAGTTGTAGCAGCGCTAGGATTTGCAACTTTTGAAAATTTTATGTACATCTCTCAGTTCGGTGCTTCACTAATCCTAATGAGGGCGATAACAGGTTGTCTTGGTCATGCAGGATTTTCTGGGATAGTAGGGTACTACGTAGGGAAAGCTAAGTTCTCAGTTCCTAAAAACAATAACCTTGTCTTTAAAGGTCTTGCAATAGCTGCATTCTCGCACGGACTTTTCAATTTTGTCTTGTTCACACAGACTATACTTGCATTCTTATTTATCCCTCTACTAATTATTCTTGTATACTTCCTGACAAAAAGACTTGGGGAGATGTCTTCTGCATCGCCATTCAAGCCATCAGATTATTACAATTTCAAATGCCCAAAATGCAAAAAGGAAGTTTTGTTAGCATCAAACTTCTGTCCAGAATGTGGATTTAAATTCAATAGGTAA
- a CDS encoding DUF4389 domain-containing protein — MIYCPRCGIENPEETLYCKECGAFIGDDEDKKKLNGNVCHSIKDYPVTFSYVYSEISSRSELLIRILYLFVLGIIIEAWGIVAGLAQIFQFFYVLIYAKKHKGAFDFMAGFYRFYFNVNVYSYLLTDERPPITSEDTEYPCRITFSFEFTSKRIELLIRFFYGFVLSLIASVWGMIVSLVVFIEWFYILFTAKKNFGLWEFSVRFINFFMRVNAYISILTDERPPITGD, encoded by the coding sequence ATGATCTACTGCCCCCGATGTGGTATTGAAAATCCAGAAGAAACGCTCTACTGTAAAGAATGTGGCGCATTTATAGGTGATGATGAAGACAAGAAAAAACTGAACGGAAACGTTTGCCATTCGATTAAAGATTACCCAGTTACATTCTCATATGTTTATAGTGAAATATCTTCACGCTCAGAGTTATTAATAAGGATCCTATATTTATTTGTTTTAGGCATTATCATTGAAGCATGGGGAATTGTTGCAGGTCTTGCCCAGATATTCCAGTTTTTCTATGTTCTTATATATGCAAAGAAGCACAAAGGTGCATTTGACTTTATGGCAGGATTTTATAGATTCTATTTCAATGTAAATGTGTATTCATACCTTTTGACAGATGAGAGACCCCCTATCACTAGTGAGGATACAGAATATCCATGCAGGATTACATTTTCTTTTGAATTTACTTCAAAGAGAATAGAACTTTTGATAAGATTTTTTTATGGATTTGTATTATCCCTAATAGCCTCTGTATGGGGGATGATAGTTTCTCTAGTTGTATTCATTGAATGGTTTTATATTTTATTTACGGCAAAGAAAAACTTTGGCCTTTGGGAATTTTCAGTAAGATTTATTAACTTCTTTATGAGAGTCAATGCATATATTTCAATACTAACAGATGAAAGACCTCCAATAACTGGTGACTAA